One Festucalex cinctus isolate MCC-2025b chromosome 1, RoL_Fcin_1.0, whole genome shotgun sequence genomic region harbors:
- the LOC144033124 gene encoding uncharacterized protein LOC144033124 isoform X2 has product MVVKEIPALLVEVKKLVSHNTATNENVDNRPTKDAVGPDAESDYLGETSLCILRGPTQVKIGKDDVTISAHYWESARACTTPNGMARVLLMGLFDVEVLLKSNLKGGRSKLDPNSERRQAFDPRKLQALKDAVVQQFPGAKEADVRKSINNRICELRHQVKRKL; this is encoded by the exons TGTTGGTGGAGGTGAAAAAGCTAGTTTCCCACAACACCGCGACCAACGAAAATGTTGACAACCGCCCCACCAAAGATGCTGTTGGACCAGATGCTGAGAGTGACTATCTCGGCGAAACATCACTTTGCATACTTCGCGGACCCACACAA GTGAAAATTGGCAAAGATGATGTCACTATCTCAGCACATTATTGGGAGAGTGCAAGAGCTTGTACCACCCCCAATGGTATGGCGCGGGTGCTGCTGATGGGTCTCTTTGATGTAGAAGTCCTCCTCAAGTCGAACCTGAAAGGAGGGCGCAGCAAGTTGGATCCCAATTCAGAGCGTCGACAGGCTTTCGACCCAAGGAAGCTTCAAGCTTTGAAAG ATGCTGTTGTCCAGCAGTTTCCCGGGGCCAAAGAAGCTGATGTGAGAAAGTCCATCAATAATCGAATCTGTGAGCTAAGACATCAGGTGAAGCGGAAATTGTAA